Genomic window (Spirochaetota bacterium):
TAGGATTGGCTTTAGAACAGATAGATCCAAACTTATATCAATTATGGAAAAGTGCTACTTATCAAAAATTTAAAGAACAATATTCAAAACTTTTGACCACACCTTTTGACAAATTTGTTGCTGAACAAGCTCACAATCTATACTCTGCTCCTTTATTAGCAAAAACATGGCGGGATGTTGGTACTTGGCAATCTGTATACGAAGCACTTGCTTCAACAGATTCTCAAGAAAATATCCATGTTGGATTAGGTCAAAGCATCTGCACATCGGATACTAATTCGTGCTTAATCAATAGTGATAAAAACATTACTATTGCTTGTGCTGGAGTACAAAATCTTGCCGTGATTATTTCAGGAGACAATATTTTGATCCTTGATAAAAAAAATCCTCAAGCAATGCAAGAAATCATTACACAGCTCCAAAGAAATCATAAAGATCTTATCTAATGATGATAATAAGTTTAATTTGTTTTATCTTTCTTGGTATTATTCTCTTAGTATATTTTCATAAGAAACAAAAAATTTCTATTGATCCAAAATATCTTATTCAAATAGAAGCATATCTTACTCAAGAATTAAATTTAGATGATAGTATCAAATTTATAGATTGTGTTCGCGAATTGAATATACATCTTGTTCAATTATCTCAAAAACAAAAAATATCCGTCCCTATGATTCATCTAACACATGAGTTATTAGGATTAATATTACAAGTTCCGCGTATTCCTGAACAAAATAATGATATTTTAGCAGCAATCAAACAAATTAGTACTATTACTCAAGTAGCAAATGATCTTAAATTATTTTTTCTTAAAAATATTAGTACTTTCAAAAAATATATATAATAAAAAAATACACACTTAATATGATGTGTATTTTTTTATCTTGTCAATAAATTTAATTTCTAATATATAATGCTGGTGGATTAATAATTTTATTATTAATCGTATTAATCATTAATTTATTGCCTAATAGTATTCCTTTGTACACCGTTTGTACATTACCTACTGTAGCAAATTCAATCCCATCACTACTTATACTGGTCATTAAAGTTCCTTCTTGCTGACCTTTTGGAGTAGAATTTTCAAAAAATGCTTCTTGATAAATATCTTCTTGGAGTATCAATACGTGTTTTTTTAACACTGGAATACTACTTGTAATATCCACATCTTCCCAAACCCAAACACCTAGTAAAGTAGTGCTCTGTTCTTGTACTACAGCAGAACATGATACTAATATTAATAAAGAAAATATAAACATTCCTTGTTTCATAACTTTTCTCCTAATTAAACATTCTTTGTATTAATAGTGTCGACTTTTCATCGTCCAAAACTTTAATAACTTTATATATTTAATAAATATTATATATATATGTATCTCAGATTTTGTAACTAGACAAACAATGTCCTTTCTGTTATAATATAACAATAAATTTATTAAGGATCATATATGTCTCAAGAAATCACACCAAATCCTAGCGATGAACATGGTATTCGTCTTCAAAAATTAGAAACATGGCAAAATCTAGGACACGATCCATTTACACCTAGAGCTAAAACTACTAGAACACATTTTTCTCAAGATCTTATTCAAATCTTTACTAAAGATACAGAGGCTACTGTAGAAGCTACTGTGGCTGGTCGTATCATGTTGAAAAGAGATTTCGGTAAAGCTGCTTTCGGATCTATTCGTGATGAAAATGGTACTATTCAAGTATATTTCAAAAAAGATATTCTCGGGGATCAAGTTTTTGAAGAATACAAGCTCTTAGATTTAGGTGATATTGTTTCTATTACTGGTAAAATGTTCCTTACCCAAAAAGGAGAGCCAACTCTTCAAGTCACTTCTTTTCAAATTCTAACTAAAGCTTTAAGACCTCTTCCTGAAAAATTCCATGGATTAGAAGATATCGAGACTCGTTATCGTAAAAGATATCTAGATCTTATTTCTAACACTCATATCAAAGAAAGTTTTATCATCCGCTCAAAATTAATACATACTATAAGAGATACTCTTTCCAAACAAGGTTTTCTTGAAGTTGAAACACCAATGATGCATCCTATTCCAGGGGGTGCAGCAGCAAAACCATTCATTACTCATCACAATTCTCTCGGAACTGATTTATACCTTCGAATTGCTCCAGAACTATATCTCAAAAGACTTGTTGTTGGAGGAATGCATAAAGTTTTTGAAATTAATAGAAACTTTCGTAATGAAGGAATTGATACGACTCACAACCCAGAATTTACTATGCTTGAGCTTTATGAAGCGTAT
Coding sequences:
- the lysS gene encoding lysine--tRNA ligase, with amino-acid sequence MSQEITPNPSDEHGIRLQKLETWQNLGHDPFTPRAKTTRTHFSQDLIQIFTKDTEATVEATVAGRIMLKRDFGKAAFGSIRDENGTIQVYFKKDILGDQVFEEYKLLDLGDIVSITGKMFLTQKGEPTLQVTSFQILTKALRPLPEKFHGLEDIETRYRKRYLDLISNTHIKESFIIRSKLIHTIRDTLSKQGFLEVETPMMHPIPGGAAAKPFITHHNSLGTDLYLRIAPELYLKRLVVGGMHKVFEINRNFRNEGIDTTHNPEFTMLELYEAYSDWRGIVDLFVNLVKTVALSINQSTKLSYQGTEVDIAQWKEISYSDALKEKGIDPEKITTREQALEIAKHHHLEISKDMGKWGILAVLFDHLIADNIIEPTIVFDYPAEISPLSKRKPENPDLAERFEAYAFGMEICNGFSELNNPLTQKQVFEDQIIRKENGDEETMGFDEDYIEALEQGLPPTGGIGIGIDRLTMIFIDSPSIRDVILFPTMKKIVQ